The sequence TCCCTTCCAGTACTCAAGCGCGGCGCGAAGCTCCCCGCTTGCTCCTTCCGGAAGCGAGTCGTACGTCAAGCCCGCGCTGAGAAAGGACTTCATGACCGCCTTCATGCTGTCGTCCACCACGACCTGCTGTGCAATCTCGGCCTGTGTGGGTTGCTTCAATTCATCGGCAAGAGACGCGCCGCCACCTGCAAGCACCAGAACCAGAAATAAAACGCCCGCCCTTTGCAATGCCTTGATGTTCATTCGAGCCCCCACTGCCCCAGTTGTGATCCTGCTTCCGCGGCTTTGCGACGCAGCTGCCCCGCCTTTTCCGCATCCTGGGGCACCCACAGGCCGGATTCGTATTCATCAGCCAAAAGCGCCATGGCATCGGCATCACCCGCTGCCGCAGCGTCCTCAAGAAGGGCCACGGACCGAATCGGATCAGGCGGTCCGTCAACGCCAGTCCTGACCGCAAGGGCCAGGCTGACCTTCGCCCCGGGATCACCGCCGTCGGCCTGAGCGCCAAGCTTCCCGATCATTTCGCCAAGGTCCGGAGTTTCCCCTTTGACGTCGGCATCGACAACGGGAGGATCCTGGACAACGGACGTCCCTGAAGCGGGCTGCTCGCCCGAGGACAAACCTTCGTCCATGCGGCTGATAAGCTGTCCCAGAACATCACGCTGGGCTTCGCTCAGAGCAAGCTGTCCCTCACCTGCCTGCTCCTTCCAGGTTGCAAGTTGCGCCCTGTCGGCGGAAATGAGGTCCAGGCCCAGGGCGCGGAACTCCATGGCTATTTCCGCAGTGGACGGAGGGACCAGCTTCCAGGCCCACAGGGCCCTGACTGTGAGCCGCCCTTCGTCCCGCAGCCTGACCAGCTCGGGCGGAAGCGTGTCATAGGCCGGTTCGGAGGCAAGAGCCGGGTGTGGCAGAACCAGCATGAAAAAAAGAAGAGCGAGCCAACGTTTCATTTTGCCTCCGTGTTCAAAGCGCTTGGTTCTCAGCGCAAACGACAGTCCCCAACTCCGATCCGTCCGTGATGGCAGAACATCCCGGCAGCTCCATTCGAAGATCACTTGCCGGCCAGAACGCTATCCACCACCTGCACCAGCCCCGCCAGATCCATAAGCTCGGCGCCGGACACTTCCCTGTCCGGCATGAGGCCCGCGCCGGAGCAGGAGCTGCCATCCGGAAGCAGGACGTCTCGGTTGGTGTAGCGCAGCACCGAGCCGTCGGACAGGCGGGCGTCGGTCTGGGAGCTGCATTTGCCGTAGGTGCGCTGGCCCACGAGCAGGGCCCGGCCCTGCTGGTGCAGGGCCCCGGCGAAGATCTCGGCCGAACTGGCCGTATCCGGGCCAACAATAAGCGCCAGAGGCATGGAGTACTTCTCCCCGGACGGGGCCCGCACTGGGCGAGCATCCTCGCCCCGGCCCTGGATCGTGCCCAGAAGGGTCCCGGCAGGCAGAAACATGCCCGCCATGTCGAAGGCTTCGTACAGATCGCCGCCGCCCGCGTCGCGCAGATCGATGACCAGCAGCCCAGCTGGCCCCGCGCCCTTTCGCGCCAGGAAATCAATGGTGGCTTGCAATGCGGGTTTGGTCATGCCTCCGACAAACTCGCGGACACGCAACACCTGCCGGTCCCCCGGCGGCACAGGCTCCACGTCCAGGGGCTTGAAGGCCTCGCGCACGACCCGGATGTCAAAGCTCTTCCCGCCTGGCCGGGCCAGAGTCAGGCGCACGACAGTGTCTTCCCCTCCTTTGAGCAAAGACGCCACGCTCTGGGCATCACGCCCGGCCACGCTCTCGCCGTCGACTTCAAGCAGCCTGGACCGGTCGGGCACCCCAGCCTTGTCCGCCGCTCCGCCCCGATAGACGGAGAGGAAAATATCCTCGCCGCGCACGATCAGCTCCGCGCCGATGCCGATCCAGGCCTCGCGTCCGGTCATGGGGGACTGATATTCCCGCGCCGGGAAATAGCGCGCATACGGATCGAACCGTTCCAGAAAGGCGGGCAGTCCGGCTTCGTCCAATTTTTCCAGTTCCGCATGATTCGGGGGAACCAGAGCCTCGTTCAGCAGAATCCTGCGGATCTCCTCCAGGGGCGCGGACTGCGCCCCCGCAGGGACCGGCAAGGCCATCAGCACGGCCAGCATCCAGAAGGACGCAATCCTCACTGGGCAAGCTCCATCTGCATCTTCATGAGCAGGTCGTATTCCTTGCGCAGGGCATCGCGCTGCTTTTCGAGCTGCTTGCGGCGCAGGTCCATGTCCGCGTCGCCAAGACCGCTGCCTTCCAGATCATCCAGGGACGATGCCTGCTGGTTCATTTTCCCTTTCAGGTCGGTGACCCGCTTCTGCAGGTCGGCCACGCGCTGCGCGTCCGCGCCATCCTGGGCGGCGAGGCTTTTGGTCTTCTTGTCCAGGGCCGCTATCTCGGTCTGCATGGCTTTCACTCGGGCCTGGTCCTTGTCGACCAGGGCCTGGGCCGCCGATTTCTGGGACTCCAGCTGCCCCTTTTCGGCGTCGAGTTCGCTTTGGGTGGCACGCAGCTCTGCAAGCCGGGCCTCGCGCTCCGCCACGCGATCCTTGTAGCCGCCGCCACCCAGCCCGGCCACCCCGCCGAAAAAACCGCCTGTGCGCGGATCGTGCTGACCCGCGCAACCGCCCAGCAGCATGGCCGCCAGCAGCATGGGGATGAGAATCGCCGTCCTCATACGCTCAGCCTCTGGTCGATCTGAGCCAACTGGGTGCTGCCGTCACGCAGCTTGTCCAGGTTCTTCTGCAGCGTGCCGACTTCCTTTTCCAGGCGAGCGACGTACTGGTCGCCGGCAGGGCGGGTCTTTTTCTCGTCGGCCAGGATGGCGGTCTGGACGTCAAGCTCCTTGGCCAGCGTATTTTCAAGCTTCTTGCTGGCGTCGATCTTCTTCTGCAGTTCGTCGCTCTTGGCCGCCAGAACCTTCTTGTCCACCGTGCCCTTGTCATACTGGGCGCGCAGGGTCTTGGACTGCTTTTCCAGCGTGGCCACGTCCTTGGAGAGCTGCGCGTTGTAGGCGATGGCGGTCTTGTTGTACTCCTGCGTGGTGGAGATTTCCGCGTCGAGGAACTCCTCCGTAGTGGCGTAGGCCTGCTTGCGCTTTGCGATCTCGTTGCCGACAAGAAAACCCAGGCCCGCGCCGGCCGCGGCTCCGATGGCCGCACCCTTGCCCCCACCCACGGCATAACCGAGCAGGCCGCCCAGCACCGCGCCCACGCCCGTCCCTTCGGCCTGGGTGCGGTTCTTGTCGGTCATGGTCGCGCATCCGGGCAACAGAGCAAAGACCAGAAGCACCACGACGAGCACGTTCACAATCTTTTTCATAACTTCATCCTCCTGAAATTATTTGTTTTATGAATCTGAAAATTCGGCAAAGCCCTTGCGAAATTCCTCCAGCCAAAGTTCGGTGTCGGCCCGGCGCTGCTCGGCGTAGTTCTGGGCGTGCCCTTTGAGCAGCTTCATGACCAGGCGTTCGCGTTTGGTCATTTCCCGGGCCTCAAGCTCCGTGAAGGCGAAGTCGATGTAGGCCTTTTCGTACTCGCCAAGGGTCCCGATCTTGTCCTTGTAGCCCTGCATCTGCTCGCCCAGCGCCGTCTTAAGCTCAGCCATGGACTTCTCCACCGCCGCGACCTGCTCCTGGTAGCGCGTCGACGTCTCGGCAAGTTCCTTGGCCAGGGCCAGAGTGTCCGTCAGCCGCTCCAAGCGGGACAGATAGACCGACAGGTTGACCCCGTTGCGGGCCGCGTCCTGGGCCAGGCTGCGCGCGCTCTCGCGCTGGGCCAGTTCAAGGCGCTCTCTGGCCTTGTCCAGGGTGGACTGAACCGCCCCCAGGGGCTCTTTGAGGGCCGGATTGTCCTTGATCAGACGCTCGATGATGGGGTCGGCCGCGCCGATCTGGACCGAAGCCTGGCTGACCAGGTTATCCAGGGTGCGCCCCACGGGCATGGTCTTGCGCAGGTCGGCCTTGTAGGCCTCGTACTCTTTCTCGATGCGGGCGCGCTGGGCCGAGGTCACGACCACGTTGGCCCCGATGGCCAGGCGCGCCCCGGTGTTGAAGGACTTGCGCTCCTCGACCTTCTTCTCGTCCACGTTCCAGGCGTAGACGTCGAGCTCCGCCCTGAGCGCGCTGCGCAGGTCCGCAGCCGGGGTGGAGACGCTCCCGCCGCGCACGGCCACGCCACCGGGCTTACCCTGCCAGATCTCCGGCCGGAACAGACCCGAGGTCATCTCCTGGGCGTTGCCGAAGAGGTCATGAAAGCCGTTTGCGTCCGCATTGCGCAGCCCAACCGGCCGCAGTTGGTGCTTGGCGTTGCCCAGATGCCACGCGAACTCGTTGGCCTCGGCCGCAGCAAACGGCAGGGCTTTGTCGAAGGCCCCGGCCTGGATGGACGCGAGGCCGCCCCGGGCGCAGTATTCCCACTCATCCTCCGTGGGCAGACGCATGAATCCGGGGGCCTCGTCCACACGTGGCATGGCCGCCACACGTTCCGGGTGGGCAGGATCGAAGAGCCACTGGTTGTAGCGGCGGAGGAATTCAAGCACGTCCCCATGGCTGACATAGGCCAACGGGAGCATCAGCGCGTCGCGCAGCTCGCGGCCCTTCAGGGTCGGCAGCTTTTGGTCCTCCGGGTCACCGCTGGCGGCCAGCAGGGCGTCCATGCCCATGACCGCGACATACTGGCCACGGGTCAGCTCGTACTTGGCCATGACCAGCTCCCATGCCTCATCCTTGCCGGACGGAAAGGAGCCGCTGATCTGAGTGCGCTGCAGTCCCTCGAAGATGCCCCCCGAAGCGTCGCCGATCTGAATGATGCGACTCTGGTCGCCCCAGAACCCGCTGCCCGGCACCGGCACCCTGCGAAAAACCATCTCGGCGTCGCCCGGCATGGGCAGGATCAGGTCGCCTTCGGCCGGTTTGGGATTGTACGGGGTCTGCGGCGGCGCTTCGGCCAGGGCCGCCGTGGTCGAAAACGCGAGACAAAACACCCACGCCGCCACGAAAGACAGGGATAAAATCATGGCCGAAAATTTCCGGTCGCGCCTCACGCCATCATTGTTCACGAATGACCTCCGCAGGATCGATGCATGTCGCCCGCCACGCGGCTGCCAGAGAGGCCAGAGCCGCCAGGGCGAGGGTTACGATACAGAAAACCGGAACATAGGCTCCCGGCAGAACGCAAAAAGCCTCGCCCGGGGCAAGCTCCGAGGCAAAGGCATGGTTGATGGTCGCGGCCAGGACTCCGTAGCCGCCGAATCCGGCGGCCAGACCCAGTGCGGCAATCATGAGCCCCTGCACAATGGGGAAGAAAAAGACATGCCTACGCGCAAAACCCAGGAGCCGGAGCACCCCCAGATCGCGCCTGCGCCGCTCCACGGCCGCGTACAGGCTGGACACCAGCACGGCCGTGCCGCCGAAAACTCCCAGCAGCGCGATGAGCCAGAAGAGGCGGGTCAGGCCCCGGTCCAATACCTGGATGCGCTCGATGGCCTCGACTTCGGCCATGACCTCGATGCCCTGTTTTTTGAGTCTGTGGTACAGGCCAGGCACAGCGTCGATGCTGCGCGCATAGAGGCGAAAGCCCCGATACCCGCCGCGCGCCATCTCGAAGCGTTCCGCCGCGCGGTCGAAGGCCACGGCGCGCTGCGTGGCGGTGCGCAGCACCCCCAGAAGCTCCACCGGCACCACCGGATACTCAAGCGCGGTCTCACCGGCCTGATGCAGGTCGAATTCCAGTTCGGCCGCCCCAAGGCTGCGCACCGCTGTTTTATCTGCGGCGGGCACGTTCTGGACCGCAGGCCACTGCACGCTCAGAATGCGCTCGGGCAGCCTGCCGGTGTATCCGCCCCACGGCGTTGGCGAAAGCCCGAGCAGCCGTGCCTGCTCCTCGTCTATGGACAGGCCCACCAGGCGCAACTCCTGATCCCCCCGCTTGACCACGACATCCAGGACATACGGCAGCAGCACGCGGGTGTACCCGCGCAACTTCTGATCGATGGCCCGCAGGTTGGACGCGGTGATGGACGCGCCTGGGGAAAGCAGGTTGTAGACCGCAAGATCCGGCGGCGGCGAAAAACCGAGCAGGTCTCTGACCCCGTCCGGCGAGATGTCCGCGATGCGGCCAAAGCCGGTGTTGATGACCAGGCCGGATCTGCTGATGGGAGGCAGCGGTTCGGGCAGCACAAGCACGGCTCCGTCGAAGCTCGCGTAAGGCTCCGGCGTGTCGCCGGCCCAGCCCCGCGCCGGGGCCGCGTACCCTTCCTTGTAGGCCTCCACGTCGAGCACGAACGAAAGCGGCGCATAGACCCGCGCCAAAGACCCGGCCCGCGCATCGAGCACGGCCGCGACCCGCAGCCTGACCTCCACGTTCTCGGTGCGTCCGCCCCGGGATCGCGTCACCCGCGCCACGGCCTCGCCTCCGGCGCTTAACCCCAGTTGCCTGGCAGCCTCGGCCGTGAGCACGGCCTCGCCGTCGGCGGGCACGATTCCACCGTTTTCAAGCAGCAGCGGATCGCCGGGAGCGGTCGGAATGAGATCGAAGAGTTCGGTTTTGTCCGTTTCGCCGCGCACCATGCTGATGACCGAGGACAGGGGCAGGATGGTCGGGGTCAGAAAGCCGATGCCGGGCCAGGTTGCCATGTCCTTGAACCACTCGGGCTTGAACTCTCTGGTTTGCGACGGCCGGATCTCGCGAAAAACCGGGTCTTCCACCAGGCGCTCGCGCAGGGTCTGGATGGTGCCGTGTTTAAGGCCGAGCAGGACAAGCAGGGGGGAGATCACCGCCGCCAGGGCAATGATTAGGCAAAGAGTCAGAATCCACTCGTGGCGCAGGTGCAGGGCGGCGAGGGCGGGGATGAGCTTTAGGGGCCGGGCCGGGGTCATGACCCGCTCCCGTTGACCGGCCGGCAGAGCGAGCTGGTGACATGCTCGGAGACCTGCTGCGTATCGAAGGTGTAGGCCACGTCGGCACGGTCCATGACCAGGTCCACGTCATGGGTCACCACCACCACGGCCACGGACTCGTCCCGGGCCAGGCGGTGCATGTCGTCCATGATGGCGCGCGCCCGGGCCTTGTCCACGGCCGCCGTGGGCTCGTCGGCCAGCACCAGGCGCGGCTGATGCGCCAGGGCCCGCAGGATGGCCACCCGCTGGCGCTGCCCGATGGACAGGGCTACGGGCATCCGGTCCAGGCAACCGGCCACTCCGAGGCGATCGGCCAGGGCGTCCAGCCTGGACGGAGCGATGTCGCCGCCCTTGATCCGCGCCGGCAGGCAGATGTTCTGCCGCACGCTCAAAAAAGGGAGCAGGCCGCCGGTCTGCAGAACATAGCCGAACAGGTCGCGGCGCAGGGCGGACAGGGCATCTTCGTCGTCCCGGGCCCACAGGGCCGCGACATCGCAAGCGCTTTGCGATTCGGAAGTGATCTCAAAACGCCCGACCCGGGTCGGAGCCATGACCAGGGCGAGCGTATCAAGCAGCGTGCTCTTGCCGCAGCCGCTCTCGCCGATGACCGCGACCATCTGACCGGGCCGGACCGTAAACTCCGGCACGCGCAACTCGAAGACGCTCTCGCTCTGGGAACGCGTCTTGACGAGCCCCTCCAACCGGACCATGGGCGCGACCGCTTCAACCATCTTTCATCCCGCCTACGGCAGGTAATCGAGATGCAGCGGATAGACCAGATCCTGGTCCGGGTCCGTGTCGTTCAAGCGGAACCAGGCGTCGACCTGCTCGTTGATGGTGCGGTACTGATCGAGCTTGGCCAAGACGCTCCACTCCAATTGCGAGCGCTGCTCCGCCGTCATGCTCGCGAACATGTCGTCGGTCAGGGACAGGATGTCGCTCTTGTAGGGCAGGCTCTGGATGAAGGCCGGGAGCAGGCCCGATTCGGCCAGGGTGGCCGCACCGCCGATGTCGTCGGGGCGCTTCATGGCTTGCCCGGACACGCTCTGCAGGGCCTCGAAGAACTGTCCCTGGGTGACTTGGGCGCGCATCAGCGCCTGCACGACCTGATCCAGGGACTGGGCCAGGGAAGACAACTGTTCGCGCGTGACCAGAACACGCACGTCGAGCGCCCGGTCGGCGGGGTTGATCAGGTCACGATCCAGAGTCCAGGCCACGATGTCCTTCGGAGGGGTCGCTTCCTTGCCGACGTATTCGATGAGCGCCGCTTCCCAAAGCTTGTCGAACTCCTCAAGCGGAGCCGCGCCCGCCGGATCGGCGCCGGCGGAACCGCCCATGGTTTGGCCCAGCAGGGCATTGATGCGGCCGGTCAGATGCTCGACCAGATCGCGGTACTGCTGCTCCTCGAAAGCGTTGACCTCTTTGATGGCGGAACTCTCGGCATCGCCGCGCACGCGCGAGAGGTGGGAAAACTGGGCCAGGGCGCGGGGATGATCCTCGGCCGCGCGGGGATCCTGCAGATGGATGGCGAAAAGGTGCACCTGGGCGTCGTCGTATTCGCGGCGCAGATCGGTTTCGTCCTTGCCGCTGGTGTTCTGGGGATGGCCCTTGGGATGCGAACTGGCGTCACCGATGAAGATGACGAAGCGCAGCGCCCCTTCGCGCCATTTGGAGCGCAGGGCCTCGTCCACGCCGGCAAAGGCCTCTTCCGCATAGTCCACGCTACCGACGGCCGTGGCCCCGCCTTCCTTTTCCAGCAGATCGACGAGCTGTTCGCCCGGGACCAGCTCGGGGGTGAGGTTGCGGGTCACGTATTCAAGCTGCGGCGCGGCTTCCAGGGAATCCCGGAAGACCACCAGACCGAAACGGTAGCGATCGGCGGTTTCGGCGCTGATTTTTTTGGTCATCCCGGCCACGGCCTCGCGGGTCATGTCGATGAAGGGCTGCATGCTGCGGCTGGTGTCGATGACGAAAACCACATCGGTCTTCACGTCGCGCATGACCGCCCCGCCCGCCGCACGGCCCACCTGAGCCTGCTCCAGATAGTCCGGGCTTGCGAGGGTGTCGGCCCCGCGGCTGTTCGGCACGGCGGCAGCAAGCTGCAGGAGGCGGACGTCATCGCCGTCGATCCTGGTCTGCGACCACTGCAGGATGGGCAGCACGTAAAATTGGCGGGTGATGTCGACAAAACGCTGCGGCTCCATGCTGACCACGCTGTCCGGGATGTTGCCGCCGTCGATGGCCGCGTAGATGCCCTTGGCCTTACCGGCCATGTCCATGTCGTCGACCACGGCTTCCAGGGCGGCGCGGTCGTTGAACATGAGCACGGGCCTGCGCCCTTCAAGGGGGTTGCCGGGATGGGTGTAGGAGACGAGCAGGGCCTGCCGCCATTCGAGCACATCCTTGGCCTGCATCCAGCCCACGGGCTCGGACTTGGAGGGACCGACCTGGTACCAGCCACGCGGATCAGCAGCCTGGCTCAGATCAAGGCCCTGGCGGTCAAAGACATAAAGGGGTTTGAAGGCGGGAACATTGGCCTGGACGATGCCGTCCTCGCTGGCCACCGCCTCGCGGTACATGGCGGAAAAGGGACGGGGCAGAATACGCAGCGGCAGTTGCGTGGCCGCTTCCAGGCACGGAGCCCCGGGCTGGCAGACTATTCCGTCATCAGGAGCGGCGGCCCCGGCATGCCCGGCATCTCCTTCCAGGGCGGAAAGGGAGTCCGTCGGTGCGTGCCCTTGCGTGCCTTCGAGATCAGCAAGGGCCGCGTAACCTAGTCCGACGAATGCCGTCAGGCACAGTACCGTGCCCAGCGAGAGAATTCTCCGTGCCGCCGCAAGATAACGAAACATGACGCCTCCTGACTACGTGAGTTGAAATTCTACTTACTGCAATGAATGGATTCTCAAAATTTACTCACAAAAATGCTAAAATAAATTGAACAATAATGCAAACTTATATTAGGCAATCTGAGGCAGGAAGAATGAAATAGGCACGTATGTTATCTGCATATGATCAAGTAACCACCGAACAATCCTTTCTATTTCGAGTTCTTAAAATAGGACACCGCTTTAAAATCATATCCTTGCGAAAAAGAGTCGGTAATGTGCAAAAAAAGGCGCACCTGTGCGCAAAAACGTCACCCGCTTCATTCGTTGCGCAAAAACGGAGCCGCCTTGCGGCCCAGTACGCGCCATGTGCCAAGCAAGCCCATGCACAGCGACACCCCGACACCCACCAGTACGGTCAAAATGCCCATGGCGAGGTCCGGTCTGAACTGCATGCGCAAAAGGCCCTGGACCACGCCCCAGGCCGTGAGCGTACCCAACGCCAGACTGCCAAGGCCCGTGAACAGCCCGGCCAGGGAGAATTCGGCCACGAGAATGGCCAGGATGTCGCGCCGAGTGGCCCCGCAGACCTTGTAGATGACGCTGTCGTAGATGCGCCGGTGCTGGTCCGCCGAAAAGGCTCCGGCCAGCACCAGAAAGCCGGCCAGGAGGGCAACGCCGGCCATGACCTGAAAGATGCGCACCGTGCGGGTCAAAATCAGGGCCGCGTTGTCGAGCACCTCGCGGATGGTGATCACGGCCACCTCCGGAAAGGCTTGCGTGGTGCGGGCGTAAAGGCTCTCTTCGTTGTCCACGCCGTAGGCCGCGCCGAGCCAGGTCTGCGGTGCGCCGTCAAGAGTTCCGGGAGAAAAGATGATGGCAAACTGCATGGCCAGGGTCCGCCAGTCGACCTCGCGGATGCTGGATATGGTTCCGGTCAGGTTGCGGCCGAGCACATTGACGGTCAAGGTGTCGCCAAGGTCCACCCCGAAGCCCTTGGCCAGGTCGGAAGTCAGGGAAATGAGCGGAGGGCCGGCATAATCCGCCTGCCACCACTCGCCCCGCAAAAGGGTGCTGCCGGCCGGAAAATCCACGCTGTACGACAGGCCCCGGTCACCGCGCACGGCCCAGGACACGTCCTCGGCCACGGTGGCATTCTCCACGGGCGTGTCACCGATGCGCACGATGCGCCCCCGGATCATGGGGCGCAGGTCCAGACGCGAAACGCCGGGGGTATCAAGGGCAAGGGCGCGAAACCTTTCGACCTGATCGGGGCGGATGTCCATGAAGAAAAAATCCGGGGCCTCCTCGGCCAATTCGGCGGTCAGCGCCCTGGTCAGGCTGGAATTGACCATGACCACGGCCACCAGGGCCGTGAGCCCGAAGCCCAGGGCAAAGACCAGGCTCACGCCCGGCGAGCCGGGACGATGGATGTTGGCCACGCCGATGCGGGCGCTGGGCCAGGGCAATTGTGGCGCCTTGCCCGCCAGCCAGCGAATGACCCGGGCCAATCCTTTGAACAGCACAAAGGCCATGATGGTGCCGCCCACGAACCAGGCCGAGAGCCTGGTGTTGCCTGCGAACCAGAAGACCATAAGCGCCAGCAGGGCAAAGGCGCAGGCCGTGGGCAGGATCGCGGCCCGCGGGATGCGCGCCATGTCGGCCGAGACGTATCCCCGGAAAATACCCGAAGGCCGCACCATGACCGCGCGAAAAAGGGGCGGCATGGAAAAGGCCAAGGTCGTGACCAGCCCAAAGAGGGCGGCCTGTAGGAGGGGGGCGACGTAAATTCCGCTGCGGACCTGGATGGGCAGGACGTCGGAAAAGAATCGCCCGGCCAGCCAGGGCACAAGGCTCCCGGCCAGGATCCCGGCGCAGGCTCCGACAAAGCCCAGGAACAGAACCTGCGCCAGGTATGAAACGAACAGCACCCTGCTCGATCCACCCATGCATTTCATGGCCGCCATGTGGTTGAGCCGCCCGCCCAGGTACCCGCGCACCCCGCCGGCGATGCCGAGGCCCCCGACCAGCAGCGCGCCGAGTCCGATCAGGGTCAGGTCCACGCTCAGGCGCTCCAGCACCGTGCGGATGCGCGGGGCGGCGTGCATGTAATCGCGCACCCGCCAACCTGAATCGGGATTATCAGCGCGAATGCGGCTGACCGCCTGCTCGGCGCCCCCGCCAGGCAGACGCAGCAGGTACTCGGTGCGGAAAAGGCTGCCCGGCTGGGTCAGGCCGGTCTGCCCAAAGGCGCTGGCGGAAACCATGAGACGGGGCCCCAGGCTGAAAAATTCGACCACGCGGTCCGGCTCGCGCTCGATGACCGCGCGCAAGGCGAAACGCACTTCGCCGACACGGATCTCATCCCCCACGGCCAGTCCGAGGCGGGTGAACAGGGCCCGGTCAGCCACGGCCCCGGGCAAACCGTCACGGACCGCAAGCAGTTCCTGCACCTCCCCGCCGCCTTCCAGCTCCATGCGGCCGTACAGGGGGTAAAGAGCGTCCACGCCCTTGAACTCGATCAGCACGGAGCGCCCTTGTTCCGGCGCGGCTGTCTCCGCGCGGGCCATGGTCCGCGTGGAAAGGGTCCGGCTCAGATCACCGAAGCCGCCGAGATATGCCGCTTCAGCCTCGCTCAGGTCCCGCGAGGTGAGGCTCACGCTCACATCCCCGCCCAGGATGGCCTTGGCGTCACCGGCCAGACCCGCTTCCAGGGCGCGCCCCAGAGAACCCACGGCGCTGATGGCCAGGACGCCCAGAAACAGGCATCCCAAAAAGACGCCGAAGCCGCGCAGGCCGCCCCGCAGCTCCCGGCGGCACAGAGTCAGGGCCAGGCGCATGTCCTTGGTGCTCATCACGCCTCCATGCGCCCGGAGTGCATGGTCGCCACCCGGTCGCAGCGTTTGGCCAGGGAGCGGTCATGGGTGACCAGGATCAGGGTCGCGTTCTCTTCGGCCTGCAGCGTAAAAAGCAGTTCCATGACCCGCGCCCCGGTTTCCTCGTCAAGGTTCCCCGTGGGCTCGTCGGCCAGGATGATCCGCGGCCGCGCGGCAAAGGCGCGGGCCAGGGCCACGCGCTGCTGCTCGCCGCCGGAAAGCTGCGAAGGATAATGTCCGGCGCGATGGCCGAGCCCGACCTGTTCCAGCGCCTCCAGAGCCCGGCTTCTGGTCTTTGGATGATGGGCGAATTCCAAGGGCAGGGCCGCGTTTTCAACAGCCGTCATGGTCGGGATGAGATGAAAGGCCTGAAAGACGATGCCCAGATGCTCGCGCCTGAAGCGAGACAGCGCGTCCTCGTTCAGGGCGGTCAGATCGACCCCGGCCACCTGCACCTGACCGGAAGTCGGCCGCTCAAGCCCGGCCATGAGCATGAGCATGGTCGTCTTGCCCGAACCGGAGGGACCGACCACGGCCAGGGTCTCGCCCTGGCCCACCCGCAGATTGATGCCGTTCAGGATGTTGACCGGCCCCGAGCCGGCGGTTAGCGTCAAATGAACGTCACTGAGCACAACAGAAGAGGAAACATTCATGTCGTCGATCCTTATATGGAGTATCACCTGGGCCGCGGCCCTCATATTGTTATGTCCGGTCCGCGGAGCGTGCGCGGGGCCCGAGATACACATCCTCGCCTTCGGGGACAGCCTGACCGCCGGCTACAACCTGCCTCCCTCCAAGTCCTTCGCCGCCCAACTGGAGGAGCGGGTGCTGAGCCAGGGACGAAAAGTCCGGGTCACCAACGCGGGTCTGTCCGGCGACACCACCAGCGGCGGGCGGACACGCCTGGCCTGGTCCCTGCAGGACAAGCCGGACCTGATCATCCTTGAACTCGGCGCCAATGACGGCCTGCGCGGGCTGGATCCGGTCTTCATGCGCGAGAACCTCGACGCCATGATTCAGGAATGCCTTGACACCGGAGCCCGAGTAATACTGGCCGGAATGCGCGCTCCGGTCAATTGGGGAGAAGCTTATCGAACGGAGTTCGAAAAAGTTTTCCCCGAGCTGGCTCAAAAATACGGGCTGCCTCTGTACCCTTTTTTTTTGGAAGGGGTTATAACAAATCCGGCCCTACTTCTTGAAGACGGACTGCATCCCAATGCTGGTGGCGTGGAGCGCATCGTGGACGGTATCCTGCCCCTGGTCCTGGACGAAGTGGACGGCCTGATGCAAAGTCCCGCATA is a genomic window of Desulfomicrobium baculatum DSM 4028 containing:
- a CDS encoding ABC transporter permease translates to MSTKDMRLALTLCRRELRGGLRGFGVFLGCLFLGVLAISAVGSLGRALEAGLAGDAKAILGGDVSVSLTSRDLSEAEAAYLGGFGDLSRTLSTRTMARAETAAPEQGRSVLIEFKGVDALYPLYGRMELEGGGEVQELLAVRDGLPGAVADRALFTRLGLAVGDEIRVGEVRFALRAVIEREPDRVVEFFSLGPRLMVSASAFGQTGLTQPGSLFRTEYLLRLPGGGAEQAVSRIRADNPDSGWRVRDYMHAAPRIRTVLERLSVDLTLIGLGALLVGGLGIAGGVRGYLGGRLNHMAAMKCMGGSSRVLFVSYLAQVLFLGFVGACAGILAGSLVPWLAGRFFSDVLPIQVRSGIYVAPLLQAALFGLVTTLAFSMPPLFRAVMVRPSGIFRGYVSADMARIPRAAILPTACAFALLALMVFWFAGNTRLSAWFVGGTIMAFVLFKGLARVIRWLAGKAPQLPWPSARIGVANIHRPGSPGVSLVFALGFGLTALVAVVMVNSSLTRALTAELAEEAPDFFFMDIRPDQVERFRALALDTPGVSRLDLRPMIRGRIVRIGDTPVENATVAEDVSWAVRGDRGLSYSVDFPAGSTLLRGEWWQADYAGPPLISLTSDLAKGFGVDLGDTLTVNVLGRNLTGTISSIREVDWRTLAMQFAIIFSPGTLDGAPQTWLGAAYGVDNEESLYARTTQAFPEVAVITIREVLDNAALILTRTVRIFQVMAGVALLAGFLVLAGAFSADQHRRIYDSVIYKVCGATRRDILAILVAEFSLAGLFTGLGSLALGTLTAWGVVQGLLRMQFRPDLAMGILTVLVGVGVSLCMGLLGTWRVLGRKAAPFLRNE
- a CDS encoding ABC transporter ATP-binding protein; translated protein: MNVSSSVVLSDVHLTLTAGSGPVNILNGINLRVGQGETLAVVGPSGSGKTTMLMLMAGLERPTSGQVQVAGVDLTALNEDALSRFRREHLGIVFQAFHLIPTMTAVENAALPLEFAHHPKTRSRALEALEQVGLGHRAGHYPSQLSGGEQQRVALARAFAARPRIILADEPTGNLDEETGARVMELLFTLQAEENATLILVTHDRSLAKRCDRVATMHSGRMEA
- a CDS encoding arylesterase, with amino-acid sequence MSSILIWSITWAAALILLCPVRGACAGPEIHILAFGDSLTAGYNLPPSKSFAAQLEERVLSQGRKVRVTNAGLSGDTTSGGRTRLAWSLQDKPDLIILELGANDGLRGLDPVFMRENLDAMIQECLDTGARVILAGMRAPVNWGEAYRTEFEKVFPELAQKYGLPLYPFFLEGVITNPALLLEDGLHPNAGGVERIVDGILPLVLDEVDGLMQSPA